From the Piliocolobus tephrosceles isolate RC106 chromosome 14, ASM277652v3, whole genome shotgun sequence genome, the window gaaaacacaaaaaagaagagTGTAGCCAGCTAATTAACCATGTTGCTGTGCCAAATTTTCAGCTTgacattctgatttaatttttaaagaacatctaAACTTACTTGTTGAGAACAGGTAGGACTGAAATTTCCAATTCATTATGGAATCCTTTCAAATATTCAGGTTAATTTCCCAAAGTATGACTAAAAATTCAAAGGGATCTGaaataatgtttgtttttctttaagaaaaagggtttgaggccaggcgcggtggttcatgtctgtaatcccagaactttgggaggccgaggcgggtggatcatgacagtcaggacatcgagaccagcctggccaacaaggtgaaacctcgtctctactaaaaataataataataaaaaaaattagccgggcgtggtgctgcgtgcctgtaatcccagctactcaggaggctgaggcaggacaatcacttgaacctgggaggcagaggctgcagtgagctgagactgtgccacttcactccagcctgggcgacagagcaagactccgtctcaaaaaaacaaaaacaaacaaacaaacaaaaaaaacagaaaaagggctTGAGTATGAATTCACTCTTTAAGCCCAAATGATGGTTTGGGGAACAGGCAGTAGAGATTATTCATGAAGGACCATCTTCTTTTTTGGTACATACTACTTTGTGAGGAAAAGCATGTAGCTTTGATAGAGGAGAAAGGACAAATATGTTGTTTCTATGCTCTCCTCTCAGAACTCAGCCTGAATGCTAATGCATGTGTGGTCAACAACATAAACAGTTAACTCACACTTGTATAGACTAATCCTGCTGCAGGGACTGTAGGAGAAAAACTAATCTCACCCTATTCGTTTGACACAGGAGGCCACGGAGGTCCACCACCTCCCTGTCTAAAATGATACagtggcctggtgtggtggctcacatctgtaatcccaataatttgggaggctgaggcaggcaaattgcttgaaaccaaaagttcaagaccagctgggcaacatggggagacctcatctctaaaaataatacaaaaattagccaggcatggtgacatgcacctgtagtcccagctacttgggaagctgaagagggaggatggcTAGagctcgggaagttgaggctacagcaagctgtgatcatgccattgcactctagcctgggtgacagagagagaccctgtctcaaaagtaaaaaaaaaaaaaaaaaaaaaaaaaagatacagcaaGTTACCTATACAGCCAGTATGAGAGGTCAACTCTTCTGACTTCTGGGCCTTCCACTACCTACATCATGCTTTTATACCTGCAGAGTCCCAGAAACACCTGGACCCAGAAACACTTGGACTGCATTGTTTTGGTGCTTTTGAGCATTAAAAGAAAGTGATTAAAAAGCCAAGTGCTAAGACAGGTGAATGATATATTATTTGAACAAGGAGAAAACTACCTAGAAACGTATTTTGTAATGGCTTATTTCcctgcttttgcttttgctttggcTCAGACCTCTTGGCTATGACTTACTTTCATAGTTATGGGAATGACTTTGAGTTCATTAACTTTTGATGAACTAAGATAACCAAGAGTATAAATATGGaagctgattttaaaaagcagttcttGTCAGTATGAGAGATGAATGTTCTATAAATCATGGGGCAGGCAGTTAAATTCCACTGTTACAGTTTTGTTTGTATTTGCTCAGAGacagttatatatttttagagtatTTGTAACTATAAGTCATTTGTCTggaattttctctctcctcttccctctctagaagaaaatagtaattaaaaaaagaaaacactaatcTATGCCTCAAACGAAAATAATCCAACTGATTTATGGgaagaataaactttttttacCAACGTTTTTGTTATAACAGAAACTCATTTCctcttaacttttttattttatataagaaaatattaaatgcattAAACTCAAACTAtcaggaattaaaaaatacagaatacttCTGGTCACCATCAGGTTCCAATTCCATCAAAACCAAGACATTGTCTCTCAAATCCTAGAAAAATGTTCGTGACCTTTTAGCTGAAAAAACACAGAAGCAAACTATGTATGATtcaaattttattacaaaaatgtatGTTTCTAAAATACAGACCTGCAAGCATGCACATCTATAAATACCAAACACACGTGGGCTATCACGGGAGTGCGCCAGGGAGGCTTTAACTCTTTTATTATATACTCTTCtgaacttttaatttctttttcttttctttttttgagacagggtctcactctgttacccaggctgggggggtgacaatcacggctcactgcagcctgcacctcccgggctcaggtgaacttcgcacctcagcctcctgagtagctgcgactacaggcgtccgtcatcatgactggctaatttttgtatttttagtaaagacggggtttcaccatgttgcccaggctggtctctaactctgggctcaagcaatctaccagcctcagcctcccagagtgctaggattacaggtgtgagccaccatgaacAATCTTCCCCCACCCCGCCCTCCCCCCGCcacagacaaggtctcattctgtcactgaggctggagtgtagtggcgtgatcgcagctcactgcagcctcaacctcttgggctcaagagatcatctcacctcagtttcctgagtagctgaggctacagacATAGGATAACATGAccaggtaattaaaaaaattttttttgtagagacaaggtctcactatgttgcctaggcttgaaCTATTAATTTCTTATGATGCATGCTCCAGttgtaattttaagaaattaaatacaGTGTTAAACATTATGATGCTACTAAAAATGACACTTTTATGCATACTGAAAAGTGACACCATCAACAAATCTTCAACTCtaggagaaatgaaaagaattctATGGATTGGCCACTAATACTCTTCGTTTTGAGCTTTGACACGGATTCTGAATGACTCTGGACTgaaaatttatcaatttattttgtgtttcccATTGTTATCTATTTACTTCTTTATACTGATACAACGGTTAGTTGGAGAGGTGTAATAATTGAGTGGGGGCATCACCCAGAATAATGAAGATGAAAATTTAGGTTGAAAACAAAAGACCATTTGTACAATTTCTGTGTGTAATCATTTGTTCTAGATCTACATTTCTATTTCTGGAAATACTCTAACAACAACATCAGTCAGCTTTCATTGAGCATTTATACTCTGTGCTTTACTCCTATTGACTCACTGAATCTTCATTACAACCCTGTGAAGGAACAAAGACAATCTGTTCTAGCGACAGAGAAACAATGTGAACCCACACTGTCTGGTTTCACAGCCCAAACTCAACAACTTCTTTAAATTAGAATGCTGTGTTAGGTTCATATAAATGATCATTTATATGCTGTTTTTGGTAGGTGTCAGACCCAAATTCCCTACTGTTTTATTTGGAGGAAGAAAATATTGAGATGAATACCCTTCTATACTCCAGTATATCTTTTGGTACAGAAATGCATTCTAGACTGTGGTGAGTGCTATTCTCTATGGTATGGTGTGGACAGGAATGCATGGTGCACCCTGAGCCACTTAGTTTCTGAAAGCTTCTAAGTGTTGAGAATCTCCACTTTACTATACCAAGTTGCTTTAATTTTCAGTACACGTAACAAATGCCAGATAACAAAAATGGAACACTCCGCATTCATTTCCTAATTCATTCCTCATTAGAACTTGGTGAAAACACAAATATGATGTGTATTACAGAAATACTTTAAAGTTGTTCTTGTGTGTGCTGAGAGGGGCTACCATTGTGACTAAATAAGtgctgttaaaaatatttattgttttgttcacAAGTGCTGTAGGTCTCCTGTATTTTAGCTGATTAATTAGGTGTTTGCTAACAGGGTCGGATCTAACCAGCGATGTGTGGCATGTCAGTGTAACTGGAAATAGACCAAAAAACACTGTCACACAGCCAGACCAAACTTGCTCCCTGGTCTCCGTGCTCAAGGGGTCAGCAAATTACTTCAGTGTTACAGCTGAatatttttggcaagaatgtgaAATAGAAACCCCAGTTTGGGGAGGAGGGTGGAAGGCTGGGAACAAAATGCTTTTATAATGGATGATCCATTGTGCCATCTGTGTCTGGAGGTATTTAAGAATTTTATTGTGACTTCATCTAacatcatgatttttaaaaggatgtCAAAAAGCAGACATGGCATGAGTTCCTGCACACTCTGTTTCAGTCCACAGATCATTTTAATCCTGTTTATTCTAAAATGACTTCTCTGTATGTTTATTAGACTCTTTGAATTCTAAAAGGCAAAACCTCACACATGAACTGTGacgttcatttttttcttccacaacaAACTAACTGTCCTATAGCACAGATActgaaaattaacaataattgaGGTTTGAAAGTGGaaaccagccgggcatggtggctcacgcctgtaatcccagcactttgggaggctgaggcgggcggatcacgaggtcaggagatcgagaccatcctggcaaacatggtgaaaccccgtctctactaaaaatacaaaaaattagctgggcgcggtggtgggcacctgtagtcccagctactcagaggctgaggcaggagaatggcgtgaacctgggaggcggagcttgcagtgagccgagatgactgcactccagcctgggtgacaaagcgagactctgtctccaaaaaaaaaaaaaaagtggaaacctaggaagatataaaaataatgtatttcagtCTATTTTAATCATTGCCCCATTGGACACTAACAGTCAGAAAGACTGGAATTTCTGTGGATGGCTTACTTAAATCTGTATTACACATTTTCAAGTAAAATTAATCTAATGCAAACTCTTTCCCAGGTCACACTGATTCATGAGAATTGGAGAGCCAGAAACAGAAGCCAGGCAGTGTGGTCCCAAGCTGAGGATAATGTTACATGCTGTGAGAGGCAGTGCACATGGTCACAAGCAAAATCAGGTTGGTGAGGCCACCAGGGAATTACTGTAAGTCATAAAATCATCCAGGTTGGTTTTCTGATTATTAGCTTCAATTTCAAGAAGGAAGGGTGAGCAGGAATCCCAATGAATAcgagaaagaataagaaagacaaaaatttaagTGCCTatcagaccaggtgcagtggctcatgtccgtaatcccagcacttggggaggccgaggcgggtagatcacctgaggtcaggagtttgagaccagcctgaccaatatggtgaaaccccatctctactaaaatacaaaaaagtggctgggtatagtggtgggcacctgcagtcccagctactcgggagctgagacatgagaatcgcctgtacccgggaggcagaggttgcagtgagccaagatggcacctctacactccagcctgggtgacacagcacctctgtctttacaaaaaaaaaaaaagtaagcaccTATGAAAATGAAGACCGGGAAAAGACTCCCTTCTCTCCATGTTCTTGCTCAAGGGTCCCTTCTTTGCCCACCTCATCTCAAACAGCCCTCACCCTGACTACTACCACTTGCTGTTCCCACAACTGGAGTTAATTTCTTCACAGTATTTATCACCTCCTGACATATTATAGGTCTACTGTCTATCTCCTGCACCCCACCTAGAATGTAAGCACCGCAAGGACAGAGGCTCTGTTCTTGTTTTGTTCACACTATCTTCACAGCCTACACCTATGCTTGAGACCAAGTAGGAATCCAAGTAATaatttttacttcatatttttttagagatggaggtcttactatgttgcctaggctggcctcaaattcctgggttctagcaatcctcccgcctcagcttccagagtagctgggactacagatgtgtaccattGTGCCTGGCTCAAATTCAGTAAttatttgctgaattaatgaatgaattaatggagTCTCTCCTCTCATACACGTtttaactgaaaacattttatgcCAGCATTTCTAATTGATAATATACTGGTAATAGTGGGTACAGACAgggtaggattttttttaaaggcagttcTATAAATAATGAGCAAGTAAATAActgaaagacaaagaataaagCATCTTACCAAACTAGCAGCCCCAGAAGACAACCTCTAGGCCAGCCAACGCCAGTTTACTTTTCTTCCAGCGTTAGTCCTCAGCCAGAGGCCAGTGAGGCTACCAGATAGTAAGAATCAGCAGAGGTGCTTATAGATTTTGATTCTTAGTTTTCATTCTACAGATTACCACTCTAAAGCTTTCTCCATTTCTCCTCCAAAAATGGTTCCAGCAGTTAAAAAATAATCCTTAGCTCCTGGAAAGACATTTTCCCCCATCCTTCCTCATCCCCAGGTCCTCAGGGTACCACCTACCTGTGATTTTACCCAGACTGGTTTTCTGGAAGTCAGGGTTCCTCAGCTCTTCCGTGCTTGCAGATTTCATGACAGAGTTGATAGACGACAGGGTGCTGATGAGCTGAGAGTTGAGGGAGCCAATCTGTGAGTGAGGCTCCCCGAAAGCTTCTGCCAGTTCACTATAGTTCTCAGCCAGCAGTGTCTGCTGTTCTGCCAGCAGCTTCTGGATGCGCTCAATGTAGTGATCCAGGCCGGTCATCATTCCAGGTGGAGCCTGCGGCTGGGAGTTCTCCAGAGACTCCCCTACAGGGTCATCCCCAACCCCAACGCTCCTTCTGCTGGCTGTCAGCCCCACAGTCAACTGTGGTGGCCCACAAGCTATGGTCCTCATTTTGAGACCAACTAGATAGTTGTCGTTAATATTTATCTGCCCCACGCCTGACTCTTTGGTCTTCACAGCTGATGGCCTGTCAAACCCAGAATGGCCAGAAAGCAACGTTCCAACACCAATGGACCGCGTCTTGGTGGAGGAGTTGATGTCCTTGACACGGCCTTCTCCTACAGCTACTGTCCGCGTCTCCACAGTCTGGGTGCTGGTTTGCTTGTCCAAAGTGCTTAGGCAAGTGTTGGTGCAGGAATCTATGAGGGTGGCCGTCTCGGTGTTGGTGAACTGGTGCACCTGTTCCAAATCCGTGCTAGTGTCCTGGTCTGCGGTACGAGGCACTGCCATGACGGCAGCTTCCACTTGGCCAACAGCCTCAGTGTTCACGCCCCGGGAGGCACACTCCTTTGGAGAGCAGACAGTCACGTCAACAGAACAATCTCCACAACCGATAGACCGCACTTCTTTGAGATTCAAGTTTGTCTTGAGGAGTGTGAGGTCATTCACAGACTCCTCTGTGTTGCTGCCTGTTTCGCAGATGCTGACTTCCACACTCACACTCTTGTCACACATTTCCACAGACCTCCCAGCACAACAGTCGTGCATTTCCACCCTCTCCTTAACAATCCACCAATTCATGGGCAGCTCAGGCCCTATGACTTTGTTCTTACATTCGGGCTGGCAGGAGATGCCTACACTGTTTGTTTCCACGGAGGTCCCAACACACGTGTCCACCAGGTCTGTGTGACTGCCGACCATTTGGTCTCTGGTCTGCACCACCGCCTCCACCACCTTACTGAAAACAAGCGGCTGGGCCATCGTGGCTTTGTCAACCTTTTTCCTCGATCCAGCAGCCTGCAGCTCTTGTTTTAGTTTAGTCATCTCCCGGTCATGGGTGGTTTCTCTAAGCTGTACTTCTAGGCGATAGATCTTTTCCTTCAAGGCTTCTATGGTCTGCTGTTGCAGCTCAATTTCTTTGTCAGCTTCAGTTGTCACTCCAAGCATGGCCTCTGTCACACTGACCCCACAATTCCTCATCTCAATAAGTGTCCCTACAGCTGCATCCTTACAGGACCTGGAGCCTCTGTGGTACACGATGATGTCATTCATGTTCTCTTCGGCACCCACAGCCACAGACCGGCACTCTCCATTCTCCCTGAactctgaggaggcctcacagcTGCTGTCCTGGATCTTCTGCTCCAGGGCTTGCATGTCTGCTGTAAGCTGCCGGAACTCCTTTATCCTCTGGGTGGTCTGTTCTACGctctccatttcttcctcctcGTAGTCGATGTATAATTCCCCGCCACTTCTTTGGGCCCGGGAGAGCTGTTCCAGCTGGGAGGCGTTCCCTGCACTGTAGGACCGCTTCCTCACACCACAGACATTGTTCTGGGATGCAGCCCTTTGGTTTTTCAGCTGTGAGGCCAACTGCCTTTTCTCTTCTTGCAAGACAGAGATCTTTACCTGGAGCACAGGGATGGTTCGCACCTGCTCCTCCAGTTCCTTCAGGCGTTTCAGAGCAACGGCCATCTGCTCACGGATGTGCTGCAGGTGCATAGGGCTCACGTTGGTCACTGGGGTGGAGATCCCTGAGCTCAGGGGGCTGTGGCGGATGGAGCTCCCCATGGAGGAAGTGGTGGGAGCAGCTGGGGCATAGCCACCATAATCCCCATTACCTTGGTATCCATTGTGAAGCTGGTGTATGGCAGGATTGTGGTTTCCAGAACCCACAAAAGAGGGGAGGGAGCTTGTGGAGCCCATGCCTCCAAAACTGGCCAGCCTGGGCCTTCTGAACTCACCCGGGGTCATCTGCATGGTGGCTCTCTCCTGTTCCAGTCTTCTCCGGGTCTCCATCAGTGTCTTGGTGACATGAAGGTTATGTTTTGGGAGTTGTGGTGAGGGAGGTGGCAGCTGTTGATTTTCTGGGATGGTAAGAAAAGGGAGTGAGGTCTCCAGAGGGGCAGGTGGCTTTGAGATTGGAGTTGACGTAACTTGGCTTCTGGCTAGGAGGAAGTTGGGGCACTGCTTGTTGTCATCACTGTTGGAGGATGAGAGGGATTCGGTGGAAGTCCATATACCTTGCTGACCAGATGTGGTCCTGGGTTCTGGGCATGGCACAGATGGCTTCCGCCTCGTCTGGATGTTCAGTCTTTTGATGGTGTTTCCCTTCTGTATGTCATCCACATATTTGAGGAAATCTAAGTCTAGTTGATAACCATAGGGGGTCTCCACAAAGTAAGGGTCTTTTTGTTCCTTGTCCTGGTCTCCATTCAGAATATCATCTGCTTTTCctagaagagggagaaaagagtaTTATAATGACAT encodes:
- the KANK1 gene encoding KN motif and ankyrin repeat domain-containing protein 1 isoform X3; its protein translation is METRRRLEQERATMQMTPGEFRRPRLASFGGMGSTSSLPSFVGSGNHNPAIHQLHNGYQGNGDYGGYAPAAPTTSSMGSSIRHSPLSSGISTPVTNVSPMHLQHIREQMAVALKRLKELEEQVRTIPVLQVKISVLQEEKRQLASQLKNQRAASQNNVCGVRKRSYSAGNASQLEQLSRAQRSGGELYIDYEEEEMESVEQTTQRIKEFRQLTADMQALEQKIQDSSCEASSEFRENGECRSVAVGAEENMNDIIVYHRGSRSCKDAAVGTLIEMRNCGVSVTEAMLGVTTEADKEIELQQQTIEALKEKIYRLEVQLRETTHDREMTKLKQELQAAGSRKKVDKATMAQPLVFSKVVEAVVQTRDQMVGSHTDLVDTCVGTSVETNSVGISCQPECKNKVIGPELPMNWWIVKERVEMHDCCAGRSVEMCDKSVSVEVSICETGSNTEESVNDLTLLKTNLNLKEVRSIGCGDCSVDVTVCSPKECASRGVNTEAVGQVEAAVMAVPRTADQDTSTDLEQVHQFTNTETATLIDSCTNTCLSTLDKQTSTQTVETRTVAVGEGRVKDINSSTKTRSIGVGTLLSGHSGFDRPSAVKTKESGVGQININDNYLVGLKMRTIACGPPQLTVGLTASRRSVGVGDDPVGESLENSQPQAPPGMMTGLDHYIERIQKLLAEQQTLLAENYSELAEAFGEPHSQIGSLNSQLISTLSSINSVMKSASTEELRNPDFQKTSLGKITGSNLGYTCKCGGLQSGSPLSSQTSQPEQEVGTSEGKPVSSLDAFPTQEDTLSPVNLTDDQIAAGLYACTNNESTLKSIMKKKDGNKDSNGAKKNLQFVGINGGYETTSSDDSSSDESSSSESDDECDVIEYPLEEEEEEDEDTRGMAEGHHAVNIEGFKSARVEDEMQVQECEPEKVEIRERYELSEKMLSACNLLKNNINDPKALTSKDMRFCLNTLQHEWFRVSSQKSAIPAMVGDYIAAFEAISPDVLRYVINLADGNGNTALHYSVSHSNFEIVKLLLDADVCNVDHQNKAGYTPIMLAALAAVEAEKDMRVVEELFGCGDVNAKASQAGQTALMLAVSHGRIDMVKGLLACGADVNIQDDEGSTALMCASEHGHVEIVKLLLAQPGCNGHLEDNDGSTALSIALEAGHKDIAVLLYAHVNFAKAQSPGTPRLGRKTSPGPTHRGSFD
- the KANK1 gene encoding KN motif and ankyrin repeat domain-containing protein 1 isoform X4 — encoded protein: METRRRLEQERATMQMTPGEFRRPRLASFGGMGSTSSLPSFVGSGNHNPAIHQLHNGYQGNGDYGGYAPAAPTTSSMGSSIRHSPLSSGISTPVTNVSPMHLQHIREQMAVALKRLKELEEQVRTIPVLQVKISVLQEEKRQLASQLKNQRAASQNNVCGVRKRSYSAGNASQLEQLSRAQRSGGELYIDYEEEEMESVEQTTQRIKEFRQLTADMQALEQKIQDSSCEASSEFRENGECRSVAVGAEENMNDIIVYHRGSRSCKDAAVGTLIEMRNCGVSVTEAMLGVTTEADKEIELQQQTIEALKEKIYRLEVQLRETTHDREMTKLKQELQAAGSRKKVDKATMAQPLVFSKVVEAVVQTRDQMVGSHTDLVDTCVGTSVETNSVGISCQPECKNKVIGPELPMNWWIVKERVEMHDCCAGRSVEMCDKSVSVEVSICETGSNTEESVNDLTLLKTNLNLKEVRSIGCGDCSVDVTVCSPKECASRGVNTEAVGQVEAAVMAVPRTADQDTSTDLEQVHQFTNTETATLIDSCTNTCLSTLDKQTSTQTVETRTVAVGEGRVKDINSSTKTRSIGVGTLLSGHSGFDRPSAVKTKESGVGQININDNYLVGLKMRTIACGPPQLTVGLTASRRSVGVGDDPVGESLENSQPQAPPGMMTGLDHYIERIQKLLAEQQTLLAENYSELAEAFGEPHSQIGSLNSQLISTLSSINSVMKSASTEELRNPDFQKTSLGKITGSNLGYTCKCGGLQSGSPLSSQTSQPEQEVGTSEGKPVSSLDAFPTQEDTLSPVNLTDDQIAAGLYACTNNESTLKSIMKKKDGNKDSNGAKKNLQFVGINGGYELSEKMLSACNLLKNNINDPKALTSKDMRFCLNTLQHEWFRVSSQKSAIPAMVGDYIAAFEAISPDVLRYVINLADGNGNTALHYSVSHSNFEIVKLLLDADVCNVDHQNKAGYTPIMLAALAAVEAEKDMRVVEELFGCGDVNAKASQAGQTALMLAVSHGRIDMVKGLLACGADVNIQDDEGSTALMCASEHGHVEIVKLLLAQPGCNGHLEDNDGSTALSIALEAGHKDIAVLLYAHVNFAKAQSPGTPRLGRKTSPGPTHRGSFD
- the KANK1 gene encoding KN motif and ankyrin repeat domain-containing protein 1 isoform X2 gives rise to the protein MAHTTKVNGSASGKADDILNGDQDKEQKDPYFVETPYGYQLDLDFLKYVDDIQKGNTIKRLNIQTRRKPSVPCPEPRTTSGQQGIWTSTESLSSSNSDDNKQCPNFLLARSQVTSTPISKPPAPLETSLPFLTIPENQQLPPPSPQLPKHNLHVTKTLMETRRRLEQERATMQMTPGEFRRPRLASFGGMGSTSSLPSFVGSGNHNPAIHQLHNGYQGNGDYGGYAPAAPTTSSMGSSIRHSPLSSGISTPVTNVSPMHLQHIREQMAVALKRLKELEEQVRTIPVLQVKISVLQEEKRQLASQLKNQRAASQNNVCGVRKRSYSAGNASQLEQLSRAQRSGGELYIDYEEEEMESVEQTTQRIKEFRQLTADMQALEQKIQDSSCEASSEFRENGECRSVAVGAEENMNDIIVYHRGSRSCKDAAVGTLIEMRNCGVSVTEAMLGVTTEADKEIELQQQTIEALKEKIYRLEVQLRETTHDREMTKLKQELQAAGSRKKVDKATMAQPLVFSKVVEAVVQTRDQMVGSHTDLVDTCVGTSVETNSVGISCQPECKNKVIGPELPMNWWIVKERVEMHDCCAGRSVEMCDKSVSVEVSICETGSNTEESVNDLTLLKTNLNLKEVRSIGCGDCSVDVTVCSPKECASRGVNTEAVGQVEAAVMAVPRTADQDTSTDLEQVHQFTNTETATLIDSCTNTCLSTLDKQTSTQTVETRTVAVGEGRVKDINSSTKTRSIGVGTLLSGHSGFDRPSAVKTKESGVGQININDNYLVGLKMRTIACGPPQLTVGLTASRRSVGVGDDPVGESLENSQPQAPPGMMTGLDHYIERIQKLLAEQQTLLAENYSELAEAFGEPHSQIGSLNSQLISTLSSINSVMKSASTEELRNPDFQKTSLGKITGSNLGYTCKCGGLQSGSPLSSQTSQPEQEVGTSEGKPVSSLDAFPTQEDTLSPVNLTDDQIAAGLYACTNNESTLKSIMKKKDGNKDSNGAKKNLQFVGINGGYELSEKMLSACNLLKNNINDPKALTSKDMRFCLNTLQHEWFRVSSQKSAIPAMVGDYIAAFEAISPDVLRYVINLADGNGNTALHYSVSHSNFEIVKLLLDADVCNVDHQNKAGYTPIMLAALAAVEAEKDMRVVEELFGCGDVNAKASQAGQTALMLAVSHGRIDMVKGLLACGADVNIQDDEGSTALMCASEHGHVEIVKLLLAQPGCNGHLEDNDGSTALSIALEAGHKDIAVLLYAHVNFAKAQSPGTPRLGRKTSPGPTHRGSFD
- the KANK1 gene encoding KN motif and ankyrin repeat domain-containing protein 1 isoform X1 yields the protein MAHTTKVNGSASGKADDILNGDQDKEQKDPYFVETPYGYQLDLDFLKYVDDIQKGNTIKRLNIQTRRKPSVPCPEPRTTSGQQGIWTSTESLSSSNSDDNKQCPNFLLARSQVTSTPISKPPAPLETSLPFLTIPENQQLPPPSPQLPKHNLHVTKTLMETRRRLEQERATMQMTPGEFRRPRLASFGGMGSTSSLPSFVGSGNHNPAIHQLHNGYQGNGDYGGYAPAAPTTSSMGSSIRHSPLSSGISTPVTNVSPMHLQHIREQMAVALKRLKELEEQVRTIPVLQVKISVLQEEKRQLASQLKNQRAASQNNVCGVRKRSYSAGNASQLEQLSRAQRSGGELYIDYEEEEMESVEQTTQRIKEFRQLTADMQALEQKIQDSSCEASSEFRENGECRSVAVGAEENMNDIIVYHRGSRSCKDAAVGTLIEMRNCGVSVTEAMLGVTTEADKEIELQQQTIEALKEKIYRLEVQLRETTHDREMTKLKQELQAAGSRKKVDKATMAQPLVFSKVVEAVVQTRDQMVGSHTDLVDTCVGTSVETNSVGISCQPECKNKVIGPELPMNWWIVKERVEMHDCCAGRSVEMCDKSVSVEVSICETGSNTEESVNDLTLLKTNLNLKEVRSIGCGDCSVDVTVCSPKECASRGVNTEAVGQVEAAVMAVPRTADQDTSTDLEQVHQFTNTETATLIDSCTNTCLSTLDKQTSTQTVETRTVAVGEGRVKDINSSTKTRSIGVGTLLSGHSGFDRPSAVKTKESGVGQININDNYLVGLKMRTIACGPPQLTVGLTASRRSVGVGDDPVGESLENSQPQAPPGMMTGLDHYIERIQKLLAEQQTLLAENYSELAEAFGEPHSQIGSLNSQLISTLSSINSVMKSASTEELRNPDFQKTSLGKITGSNLGYTCKCGGLQSGSPLSSQTSQPEQEVGTSEGKPVSSLDAFPTQEDTLSPVNLTDDQIAAGLYACTNNESTLKSIMKKKDGNKDSNGAKKNLQFVGINGGYETTSSDDSSSDESSSSESDDECDVIEYPLEEEEEEDEDTRGMAEGHHAVNIEGFKSARVEDEMQVQECEPEKVEIRERYELSEKMLSACNLLKNNINDPKALTSKDMRFCLNTLQHEWFRVSSQKSAIPAMVGDYIAAFEAISPDVLRYVINLADGNGNTALHYSVSHSNFEIVKLLLDADVCNVDHQNKAGYTPIMLAALAAVEAEKDMRVVEELFGCGDVNAKASQAGQTALMLAVSHGRIDMVKGLLACGADVNIQDDEGSTALMCASEHGHVEIVKLLLAQPGCNGHLEDNDGSTALSIALEAGHKDIAVLLYAHVNFAKAQSPGTPRLGRKTSPGPTHRGSFD